From a single Miscanthus floridulus cultivar M001 chromosome 8, ASM1932011v1, whole genome shotgun sequence genomic region:
- the LOC136475706 gene encoding uncharacterized protein isoform X2 gives MTCARAEDAISPAAAAAAGDDDDVSAAPVSRGGLIQKVAAGGGGRRSAGLARSLQRSAHLATGDGDALAPAPEASCSGDGIGKSNGGGKWEDSHRMRQYRSQLEQEVKKLQRQLEEEVDLHVALADAVTQNTAPLLKSSMNLPHKAQELLINIASLETTVSKLEKELNDLYYQLCHERNERLLAENNQGCLPSTSSDEHQSLSTCTCTWEEHISSLRDLKFGGSESMRSTRQDLFPELEDDQDMGEDPEGQQMVSLNRLLEKHRDSSLNRLLEKHRDEEMQESCSMENEGNEDEQPDALSFEQSILKITSMKGGNLWSDPNELSEEMVHCMRNIFLRLSESLKISPKSPSVDSNHNDETMKEVRNFDPYKVNGKETRRDIGNYRSAAEVSWMSVGKDQLEYASEALKKFRFLVEQLSKVNPSCMNRDQRLAFWINLYNALIMHAYLAYGVPRNDIKLFSLMQKACYTVGGQSFSAAEIEFVILKMKTPVHRPQLSLMLALNKFKITEDHKKYSIDEFEPLLLFGLSCGMFSSPAVRIFSAANVRQELQESLRDYIQATVGTNDKGKLLIPKLVQSYAKGAVEDSLLADWICHHLAPDQAAVIRDSSSQRKQRLLGFRGFTVLAFDSKFRYLFLPDSSGSQKLEAKQSYKLPEPCSK, from the exons ATGACGTGCGCGCGCGCCGAGGACGCCatctcgcccgccgccgccgccgccgcgggcgacgacgacgatgtgtCGGCTGCCCCGGT TTCCAGGGGCGGCTTGATCCAGAAGGtggctgccggcggcggcgggcggagaTCGGCCGGCTTAGCGCGCTCGCTGCAGCGCTCGGCACATCTGGCGACCGGGGACGGCGACGCTCTGGCGCCGGCGCCGGAGGCCAGTTGCTCCGGG GATGGGATAGGTAAGAGCAATGGTGGTGGGAAGTGGGAAGATAGCCACAGGATGCGGCAGTACAGGTCGCAGCTCGAGCAGGAG GTCAAGAAATTGCAGAGGCAGCTTGAAGAAGAGGTCGATCTGCATGTGGCTTTGGCGGATGCTGTTACACAAAATACTGCGCCTCTATTGAAGTCTTCTATGAATCTTCCACACAAG GCACAGGAGCTACTGATTAACATCGCCTCCTTGGAGACTACCGTTTCAAAGCTTGAAAAGGAGCTAAATGATCTGTACTACCAGCTTTGTCACGAAAGGAATGAAAGGTTACTTGCTGAAAATAATCAGGGATGCTtgccgtctacatcctcagatGAGCACCAATCATTGTCAACTTGCACGTGTACTTGGGAAGAA CACATATCATCGTTGAGAGATTTGAAGTTTGGGGGGTCTGAATCAATGAGGTCAACGAGACAGGACTTATTCCCTGAGCTTGAAGATGACCAGGATATGGGAGAAGATCCTGAAGGTCAACAGATGGTTTCTTTAAACAGGCTGCTAGAAAAGCACCGAGATTCTTCTTTGAATAGACTTCTTGAAAAGCACCGGGATGAAGAG ATGCAAGAATCATGCTCCATGGAAAATGAAGGCAATGAAGATGAGCAGCCTGACGCCTTATCCTTTGAACAGTCCATTCTAAAGATAACTAGCATGAAAGGAGGGAATCTTTGGAGCGACCCAAATGAGCTCTCCGAGGAGATGGTTCACTGCATGAGAAACATTTTCCTACGCTTATCTGAATCCTTGAAGATATCGCCGAAG AGTCCTTCAGTTGATTCTAACCACAACGACGAGACAATGAAGGAAGTCAGGAACTTTGATCCATATAAAGTTAATGGAAAGGAAACCCGAAGAGATATAGGAAACTATCGTTCAGCAGCTGAAGTATCTTGGATGTCTGTTGGAAAGGATCAACTCGAATATGCATCTGAAGCTCTAAAGAAGTTCAG ATTTCTAGTGGAACAGTTGTCAAAGGTTAATCCTAGCTGTATGAATCGTGATCAGCGGCTAGCCTTTTGGATTAACTTATACAATGCTTTGATAATGCAT GCGTATTTGGCATATGGAGTACCTCGAAATGACATCAAGCTTTTTTCTCTAATGCAAAAG GCTTGTTACACAGTTGGTGGCCAGTCCTTCAGTGCAGCGGAAATAGAGTTTGTGATTCTAAAGATGAAGACTCCAGTGCATCGGCCCCAACTT TCTTTGATGTTGGCTCTGAATAAGTTCAAGATTACTGAGGATCACAAGAAGTACTCAATCGATGAATTTGAACCCCTTTTGTTGTTTGGACTTAGCTGTGGAATGTTCTCTTCTCCTGCT GTACGTATTTTCTCCGCCGCAAATGTCAGGCAGGAGCTCCAGGAATCTTTGAGAGACTATATTCAAGCGACTGTTGGTACAAATGACAAAGGGAAACTGCTTATTCCAAAGTTAGTGCAGAGCTATGCCAAGGGAGCTGTTGAAGACTCTCTGCTTGCAGACTGGATCTGCCATCACCTTGCTCCTGATCAAGCTGCAGTCATCCGAGATTCTTCTTCACAGAGGAAGCAGCGGCTTCTTGGATTTCGAGGTTTCACTGTTCTCGCATTTGACTCGAAGTTTCGGTACCTCTTCTTGCCTGACAGCAGTGGCTCTCAGAAGCTAGAGGCAAAACAATCTTACAAACTTCCTGAGCCGTGTTCAAAATAG
- the LOC136475706 gene encoding uncharacterized protein isoform X1: MTCARAEDAISPAAAAAAGDDDDVSAAPVSRGGLIQKVAAGGGGRRSAGLARSLQRSAHLATGDGDALAPAPEASCSGDGIGKSNGGGKWEDSHRMRQYRSQLEQEVKKLQRQLEEEVDLHVALADAVTQNTAPLLKSSMNLPHKAQELLINIASLETTVSKLEKELNDLYYQLCHERNERLLAENNQGCLPSTSSDEHQSLSTCTCTWEEHISSLRDLKFGGSESMRSTRQDLFPELEDDQDMGEDPEGQQMVSLNRLLEKHRDSSLNRLLEKHRDEEMQESCSMENEGNEDEQPDALSFEQSILKITSMKGGNLWSDPNELSEEMVHCMRNIFLRLSESLKISPKASSDCSSSSAERLSGSTLASFSDSSIMPSMLQSPSVDSNHNDETMKEVRNFDPYKVNGKETRRDIGNYRSAAEVSWMSVGKDQLEYASEALKKFRFLVEQLSKVNPSCMNRDQRLAFWINLYNALIMHAYLAYGVPRNDIKLFSLMQKACYTVGGQSFSAAEIEFVILKMKTPVHRPQLSLMLALNKFKITEDHKKYSIDEFEPLLLFGLSCGMFSSPAVRIFSAANVRQELQESLRDYIQATVGTNDKGKLLIPKLVQSYAKGAVEDSLLADWICHHLAPDQAAVIRDSSSQRKQRLLGFRGFTVLAFDSKFRYLFLPDSSGSQKLEAKQSYKLPEPCSK; encoded by the exons ATGACGTGCGCGCGCGCCGAGGACGCCatctcgcccgccgccgccgccgccgcgggcgacgacgacgatgtgtCGGCTGCCCCGGT TTCCAGGGGCGGCTTGATCCAGAAGGtggctgccggcggcggcgggcggagaTCGGCCGGCTTAGCGCGCTCGCTGCAGCGCTCGGCACATCTGGCGACCGGGGACGGCGACGCTCTGGCGCCGGCGCCGGAGGCCAGTTGCTCCGGG GATGGGATAGGTAAGAGCAATGGTGGTGGGAAGTGGGAAGATAGCCACAGGATGCGGCAGTACAGGTCGCAGCTCGAGCAGGAG GTCAAGAAATTGCAGAGGCAGCTTGAAGAAGAGGTCGATCTGCATGTGGCTTTGGCGGATGCTGTTACACAAAATACTGCGCCTCTATTGAAGTCTTCTATGAATCTTCCACACAAG GCACAGGAGCTACTGATTAACATCGCCTCCTTGGAGACTACCGTTTCAAAGCTTGAAAAGGAGCTAAATGATCTGTACTACCAGCTTTGTCACGAAAGGAATGAAAGGTTACTTGCTGAAAATAATCAGGGATGCTtgccgtctacatcctcagatGAGCACCAATCATTGTCAACTTGCACGTGTACTTGGGAAGAA CACATATCATCGTTGAGAGATTTGAAGTTTGGGGGGTCTGAATCAATGAGGTCAACGAGACAGGACTTATTCCCTGAGCTTGAAGATGACCAGGATATGGGAGAAGATCCTGAAGGTCAACAGATGGTTTCTTTAAACAGGCTGCTAGAAAAGCACCGAGATTCTTCTTTGAATAGACTTCTTGAAAAGCACCGGGATGAAGAG ATGCAAGAATCATGCTCCATGGAAAATGAAGGCAATGAAGATGAGCAGCCTGACGCCTTATCCTTTGAACAGTCCATTCTAAAGATAACTAGCATGAAAGGAGGGAATCTTTGGAGCGACCCAAATGAGCTCTCCGAGGAGATGGTTCACTGCATGAGAAACATTTTCCTACGCTTATCTGAATCCTTGAAGATATCGCCGAAGGCATCTTCTGATTGTTCATCTTCCTCAGCGGAGCGTCTATCAGGCTCCACATTAGCATCTTTCTCAGATTCATCCATAATGCCTTCAATGCTGCAGAGTCCTTCAGTTGATTCTAACCACAACGACGAGACAATGAAGGAAGTCAGGAACTTTGATCCATATAAAGTTAATGGAAAGGAAACCCGAAGAGATATAGGAAACTATCGTTCAGCAGCTGAAGTATCTTGGATGTCTGTTGGAAAGGATCAACTCGAATATGCATCTGAAGCTCTAAAGAAGTTCAG ATTTCTAGTGGAACAGTTGTCAAAGGTTAATCCTAGCTGTATGAATCGTGATCAGCGGCTAGCCTTTTGGATTAACTTATACAATGCTTTGATAATGCAT GCGTATTTGGCATATGGAGTACCTCGAAATGACATCAAGCTTTTTTCTCTAATGCAAAAG GCTTGTTACACAGTTGGTGGCCAGTCCTTCAGTGCAGCGGAAATAGAGTTTGTGATTCTAAAGATGAAGACTCCAGTGCATCGGCCCCAACTT TCTTTGATGTTGGCTCTGAATAAGTTCAAGATTACTGAGGATCACAAGAAGTACTCAATCGATGAATTTGAACCCCTTTTGTTGTTTGGACTTAGCTGTGGAATGTTCTCTTCTCCTGCT GTACGTATTTTCTCCGCCGCAAATGTCAGGCAGGAGCTCCAGGAATCTTTGAGAGACTATATTCAAGCGACTGTTGGTACAAATGACAAAGGGAAACTGCTTATTCCAAAGTTAGTGCAGAGCTATGCCAAGGGAGCTGTTGAAGACTCTCTGCTTGCAGACTGGATCTGCCATCACCTTGCTCCTGATCAAGCTGCAGTCATCCGAGATTCTTCTTCACAGAGGAAGCAGCGGCTTCTTGGATTTCGAGGTTTCACTGTTCTCGCATTTGACTCGAAGTTTCGGTACCTCTTCTTGCCTGACAGCAGTGGCTCTCAGAAGCTAGAGGCAAAACAATCTTACAAACTTCCTGAGCCGTGTTCAAAATAG
- the LOC136475710 gene encoding protein YELLOW LEAF 1, choloroplastic-like, giving the protein MPTMAAPAVSAPSSLRVSRQGMIGGGQGWGERCRYGSRHQRAIRGATVSARASMNITCCANQTQTAQRKSYSGPTSPPSGSVKEKVKPRLDDGGVGFPPFRFGGGGGGGGGGGSSSSGGFILFVIVLLLDYLKEFERNLQNGPRRGSDYDDGFAPQ; this is encoded by the exons ATGCCTACGATGGCGGCGCCGGCGGTGTCTGCTCCAAGCTCGCTCCGCGTTTCGCGCCAGGGGATGATCGGGGGAG GACAAGGCTGGGGAGAACGGTGCCGCTACGGTTCACGGCATCAGAGGGCTATCCGCGGCGCCACTGTTTCTGCCAGAGCTTCCATG AACATAACATGCTGTGCAAACCAGACACAAACAGCGCAACGCAAATCGTATTCAGGGCCAACCTCTCCACCATCAGGTTCAGTTAAAG AGAAGGTGAAGCCGAGGCTTGATGATGGAGGCGTCGGGTTTCCGCCATTCCGGtttggtggaggcggcggcggcggtggcggcggtggcagcagcTCTTCTGGTGGGTTCATCCTCTTTGTGATCGTCTTGCTCCTGGATTACCTGAAGGAGTTTGAGAGGAACCTGCAGAATGGGCCACGGAGGGGTAGTGATTATGACGATGGGTTTGCACCACAGTAG